A single region of the Coleofasciculus sp. FACHB-T130 genome encodes:
- a CDS encoding exopolysaccharide biosynthesis protein: MHLRFSQNIKSLLEKLANKPLTLADVLAETSERGFSLVIALLVLPFLFPMPPGFTVILGSGSLILALQMALGQRFPWLPKRIRQFRFPRWFAQQLLKNLQRVTGVLEKVTRPRLRWIAENPQIWQLNGLCIAWLSVLLMLPIPFTNPIPTIGILLLVIAMLEADGLLMCFSYGLTAAITLLFAVAAGTFWQALSSLLQSLLQ, from the coding sequence ATGCACCTCAGATTCTCTCAAAATATCAAGTCTCTTCTAGAGAAGTTAGCGAATAAACCGTTAACTTTAGCGGATGTTCTGGCAGAAACTTCTGAAAGGGGCTTTAGTTTAGTTATTGCATTACTTGTTTTGCCGTTTCTGTTTCCGATGCCACCCGGATTTACAGTGATATTGGGTAGCGGCAGCTTGATATTAGCGTTGCAAATGGCTTTAGGGCAACGTTTTCCTTGGCTACCCAAAAGAATTCGCCAGTTCAGATTTCCCCGCTGGTTTGCCCAGCAACTTTTAAAAAATCTGCAACGAGTTACGGGGGTCCTGGAGAAAGTGACTCGTCCCCGGTTACGCTGGATCGCAGAAAATCCTCAAATTTGGCAATTAAACGGGCTTTGTATTGCATGGCTGTCTGTGTTGCTGATGTTACCCATCCCTTTTACGAATCCGATTCCAACAATTGGGATTTTGCTACTCGTCATTGCCATGCTAGAAGCCGATGGTTTGCTGATGTGTTTCAGTTATGGATTAACTGCTGCGATTACTTTGTTGTTTGCAGTGGCTGCTGGCACGTTCTGGCAAGCCTTGAGTTCGTTGCTGCAAAGCTTGCTTCAGTAA